The proteins below come from a single Aegilops tauschii subsp. strangulata cultivar AL8/78 chromosome 6, Aet v6.0, whole genome shotgun sequence genomic window:
- the LOC109774857 gene encoding uncharacterized protein has product MAPLTPRLVVPIDVKKQPWEQEVPLHNRWHPDIPPVADVTQGELFRVEMVDCTGGQVRDDDSADDIKSLDFASPHYLSGPLRVVDAEGVPASPGDLLAVEICNLGPLPGDEWGYTGTFEREHGGGFLTDHFPSARKAIWYFEGIYAHSPQIPGVRFPGLTHPGIVGTAPSAELLNIWNQRERELVEAGHESLKLCQVLHQRPLASLPTSHNCLLGKMQEGTAEWEKIANEAARTIPGRENGGNCDIKNLSRGSKVYLPVFVEGANLSTGDMHFSQGDGEVSFCGAIEMSGFLELKCEIIRGGMKEYLTPIGPTPLHVNPIFEIGPVEPRFSEWLVFEGISVDESGKQHFLDASVAYKRAVLNAIEYLSRFGYSKEQVYILLSCCPCEGRISGIVDAPNAVATLAIPTAIFDQDIKPKRLGNGPKLRRFPDVLR; this is encoded by the exons ATGGCTCCTCTCACTCCCAGGCTTGTAGTGCCCATAGATGTAAAGAAGCAGCCATGGGAGCAGGAGGTTCCTCTCCACAACCGCTGGCACCCGGATATCCCTCCGGTCGCCGATGTGACTCAAGGGGAATTATTCCGTGTTGAGATGGTCGATTGCACCGGTGGGCAGGTTAGAGATGATGACTCGGCAGACGATATCAAATCTCTGGATTTTGCATCG CCTCACTATCTCAGTGGCCCCCTTAGAGTAGTCGATGCCGAAGGGGTTCCAGCTTCACCTGGTGATCTTCTTGCGGTGGAGATCTGCAACCTCGGCCCGCTTCCCGGTGACGAGTGGGGTTATACTGGAACATTTGAAAGGGAGCACGGAGGCGGGTTCTTAACTGACCACTTCCCGAGTGCAAGAAAAGCCATTTGGTATTTCGAAGGAATTTACGCGCACTCCCCTCAGATACCAG GTGTTCGGTTTCCGGGGTTAACTCATCCTGGTATAGTGGGAACTGCACCGTCAGCCGAGCTTCTCAATATATGGAACCAAAGGGAAAGAGAATTGGTCGAGGCGGGTCATGAGTCTCTGAAATTGTGTCAAGTTCTACACCAGAGACCTCTTGCTAGCTTACCAACCTCCCACAACTGCTTACTTGGGAAG ATGCAAGAAGGGACTGCTGAATGGGAAAAAATTGCAAATGAAGCAGCAAGAACGATTCCTGGAAGAGAGAATGGGGGTAACTGTGACATAAAGAATCTAAGCAGAGGTTCCAAAGTTTATCTACCAGTATTTGTTGAAGGAGCAAATTTGAGTACTGGTGATATGCACTTCTCCCAAGGTGATGGTGAAGTCTCATTTTGCGGAGCAATAGAAATGAGTGGATTCCTTGAGCTAAA GTGTGAAATCATAAGAGGTGGCATGAAGGAATACTTGACTCCTATTGGTCCAACACCACTTCATGTAAATCCTATCTTTGAGATAGGTCCGGTGGAGCCGCGTTTCTCAGAATGGTTAGTCTTCGAGGGCATCAGCGTGGATGAGTCGGGAAAACAACATTTCCTTGATGCATCAGTTGCCTACAAGCGTGCAGTTCTCAACGCCATTGAGTACCTTTCTAGATTTGGGTACTCCAAGGAGCAG GTCTATATTTTACTGTCATGTTGTCCATGTGAAGGTAGGATATCTGGAATAGTAGACGCCCCTAATGCAGTGGCGACACTTGCCATCCCTACAGCGATATTCGACCAG GATATAAAGCCAAAACGCCTGGGGAATGGACCAAAGTTGAGAAGATTTCCGGATGTTTTGAGATGA